A part of Halobaculum sp. MBLA0143 genomic DNA contains:
- a CDS encoding NuoM family protein codes for MIIEALIGVTFLAALVVLLAPDRVAGKLAFVASLLPLAGSLYMWTAFDAAGNALLDGSAARAFETQIRWLEVGGIELQWFVGVDGVSLPLVVLSTFLTSLAILSAWKPIDERQAQFYGLVLFMEANLLGVFTALDFFAWFVFWEAVLVPMYFLIGIWGGPRRKYAAIKFFVYTNIASLVMFIFFIQLVYSLDVSTFGLPAITAAIHAGEVSGFLGLAPSTVKTVAFAAMFLGFAVKVPVVPFHTWLPDAHVEAPTPVSVLLAGVLLKMGTYAMLRYNFTMLPDVAQQYAGLIAIFAVVSVIYGAMLALAQRDLKRIVAYSSVSSMGYVILGLVAYTTLGVGGATFQMVAHGLISGLMFMAVGVIYNETHTRMVGSMSGLADRMPVTVGILIAGAFGYMGLPLMAGFAAEFFIFQGAFASTVLPSAPLFAAAAMFGIVIVAGYLLLAMQKTLFGPYELETDYDVSPAGLTETVPLAVLLLSIVALGVAPELFFDMITDAIDPILGTGGEL; via the coding sequence GTGATAATCGAGGCACTGATCGGCGTGACGTTCCTGGCCGCACTGGTCGTACTGCTCGCCCCCGACAGGGTCGCCGGTAAGCTCGCGTTCGTCGCGAGCCTCCTACCGCTGGCGGGGAGCCTCTACATGTGGACGGCGTTCGACGCCGCCGGCAACGCCCTGCTGGACGGCTCTGCCGCCCGGGCGTTCGAGACACAGATCCGGTGGCTGGAGGTCGGCGGAATCGAGCTCCAGTGGTTCGTCGGCGTCGACGGGGTGAGTCTCCCGCTCGTCGTTCTCTCGACGTTCCTCACGTCGCTGGCGATCCTCTCGGCGTGGAAACCCATCGACGAGCGACAGGCGCAGTTCTACGGGCTCGTCCTGTTCATGGAGGCGAACCTGTTGGGCGTGTTCACCGCGCTCGACTTCTTCGCGTGGTTCGTGTTCTGGGAGGCCGTGCTCGTCCCGATGTACTTCCTGATCGGGATCTGGGGCGGTCCCCGCCGCAAGTACGCGGCGATCAAGTTCTTCGTGTACACGAACATCGCCTCGCTCGTGATGTTCATCTTCTTCATCCAGCTCGTGTACAGCCTGGACGTGTCCACGTTCGGTCTGCCGGCGATCACGGCCGCGATCCACGCGGGCGAGGTGTCCGGCTTCCTCGGACTGGCGCCGTCGACGGTGAAGACGGTCGCGTTCGCCGCCATGTTCCTCGGGTTCGCGGTGAAGGTGCCGGTCGTCCCGTTCCACACCTGGCTGCCGGACGCCCACGTCGAGGCGCCGACCCCGGTGTCGGTGCTCCTGGCGGGCGTCCTGCTGAAGATGGGGACGTACGCGATGCTCCGGTACAACTTCACGATGCTGCCGGACGTGGCCCAACAGTACGCGGGGCTGATCGCGATCTTCGCGGTCGTCTCCGTGATCTACGGCGCGATGCTGGCGCTGGCCCAACGGGACCTCAAGCGGATCGTCGCGTACTCGTCGGTGTCGTCGATGGGGTACGTGATCTTGGGGCTCGTCGCCTACACCACGCTGGGTGTCGGCGGCGCCACGTTCCAGATGGTCGCGCACGGCCTGATCTCCGGGCTGATGTTCATGGCGGTCGGCGTCATCTACAACGAGACCCACACGCGGATGGTGGGGTCGATGTCCGGGCTGGCAGACCGGATGCCGGTGACGGTCGGGATCCTGATCGCCGGCGCGTTCGGCTACATGGGACTGCCGCTGATGGCCGGCTTCGCCGCGGAGTTCTTCATCTTCCAGGGGGCGTTCGCCTCGACGGTGTTGCCGTCGGCGCCCCTGTTCGCGGCCGCCGCGATGTTCGGGATCGTGATCGTCGCGGGCTATCTCCTGTTGGCGATGCAGAAGACGTTGTTCGGCCCGTACGAACTGGAGACGGACTACGACGTGTCGCCCGCCGGGCTGACGGAGACGGTGCCGCTGGCGGTGTTGCTCCTGTCGATCGTCGCCTTGGGCGTCGCTCCGGAGCTGTTCTTCGACATGATCACGGACGCCATCGACCCGATCCTGGGAACGGGGGGTGAGCTGTAA
- a CDS encoding NADH-quinone oxidoreductase subunit N — protein sequence MSSHLPAWVGLAPAVALAVTGLLLFVIDLIDPDDNSPALLAGLSVVGSLSALGLAGWLLSPGAGLIGTGESLTLFDGALVVDGMSLFFQALFASVTALVSVASFDYLRDRSYQAEYYALVLLAATGMALMASANSLATAFVSLELASLPSYALVGFLKSNDGSVEGGLKYFLVGALSSAVFAFGISLVYGATGSLVLSDVAAGLREPAAVVGGADGVAGIAGVGVLMVAGGFAFKTASAPFQFWAPEAYEGAPAPVTAFLSSASKAAGFALMFRVFTLGFPLEGVGVDWMLLFQVLAIVTMTLGNFAAATQETVKRMLAYSSVGHAGYALIGLAAWTGGSVTAAEPGSVLGASMAHLMVYGFMNTGAFLFVALAENWGVGKRFEDYAGLGRQVPVAAAAMSVFMFSLAGLPPFGGFFSKYFLFAGAVSAGYWWLAAAGAVNSALSLFYYSRVVKALWIEEPDTPVELSGTPTALYAAVIVAAVGTLLLLPGFGPIIETAEAAAAGLLP from the coding sequence ATGTCCAGTCACCTCCCGGCGTGGGTCGGGCTCGCGCCGGCGGTCGCGCTCGCGGTCACCGGACTGCTCCTGTTCGTGATCGACCTGATCGACCCGGACGACAACAGTCCGGCGCTCCTGGCCGGCCTGTCGGTGGTCGGCTCGCTGTCGGCGCTGGGGCTGGCCGGCTGGCTGCTGTCGCCCGGCGCCGGGCTGATCGGCACCGGCGAGTCGCTGACGCTGTTCGACGGCGCCCTAGTCGTCGACGGGATGTCGTTGTTCTTCCAGGCGTTGTTCGCGTCCGTCACCGCGCTCGTGTCGGTGGCGAGCTTCGACTACCTCCGTGACCGCAGCTACCAGGCGGAGTACTACGCGCTCGTCCTGCTGGCGGCCACGGGCATGGCGCTGATGGCCAGCGCCAACTCCCTGGCGACGGCGTTCGTCTCGCTGGAGCTGGCGTCGCTGCCGTCGTACGCGCTCGTCGGGTTCCTGAAGTCCAACGACGGCAGCGTCGAGGGTGGGCTGAAGTACTTCCTCGTCGGCGCGCTGTCGTCTGCGGTGTTCGCGTTCGGGATCTCGCTCGTGTACGGCGCCACCGGCTCGCTCGTCCTGTCGGACGTGGCCGCCGGGCTCCGCGAGCCGGCGGCGGTCGTCGGCGGCGCAGACGGCGTCGCCGGCATCGCCGGCGTCGGTGTGCTGATGGTCGCCGGTGGGTTCGCGTTCAAGACCGCGAGCGCCCCGTTCCAGTTCTGGGCGCCGGAGGCGTACGAGGGTGCGCCCGCGCCCGTCACCGCGTTCCTGTCGTCGGCGTCGAAGGCCGCCGGGTTCGCGCTGATGTTCCGAGTGTTCACGCTCGGGTTCCCGTTGGAAGGGGTCGGCGTCGACTGGATGCTGTTGTTCCAGGTGTTGGCGATCGTCACGATGACACTGGGGAACTTCGCCGCCGCCACCCAGGAGACGGTCAAGCGGATGCTGGCGTACTCTTCCGTCGGTCACGCCGGCTACGCCCTGATCGGGCTGGCCGCCTGGACCGGCGGCTCCGTCACCGCCGCCGAGCCCGGTAGCGTGCTGGGGGCGTCGATGGCCCACCTCATGGTGTACGGCTTCATGAACACCGGGGCGTTCCTGTTCGTCGCGCTGGCGGAGAACTGGGGCGTCGGGAAGCGGTTCGAGGACTACGCCGGGCTCGGCCGGCAGGTGCCGGTCGCGGCCGCCGCGATGTCCGTGTTCATGTTCTCGCTCGCGGGGCTGCCGCCGTTCGGCGGCTTCTTCTCGAAGTACTTCCTGTTCGCCGGCGCCGTCAGCGCCGGCTACTGGTGGCTCGCGGCCGCGGGGGCGGTCAACTCCGCGCTGTCGTTGTTCTACTACAGCCGGGTCGTGAAGGCGCTGTGGATCGAAGAGCCGGACACGCCCGTCGAGCTGTCGGGCACGCCGACGGCACTGTACGCCGCCGTGATCGTCGCCGCCGTCGGGACGCTGCTACTGCTCCCCGGCTTCGGCCCGATCATCGAGACGGCCGAGGCCGCGGCCGCCGGACTCCTGCCGTAG
- a CDS encoding CDC48 family AAA ATPase, with the protein MNLTVKPLKQKDAGRRLAAVDRLAAEELDLQAGDYVKLVGDETAIARVWPGYPEDDSSGVVRIDGQLRKEADVGIDDTVEVAAADVEPAERITIALPQQFGVRGDIGSLIRNKLSGRPVTKGQTLPFSFGLGMMGGNSQAVPLKIASTSPEGTVVITDSTEVQVSERPAEQIADDAAAAGAETPDVTYEDIGGLDGELQQVREMIELPMRHPELFNRLGIEPPKGVLLHGPPGTGKTMIAKAVANEIDAHFQTLSGPEIMSKYYGESEEQLREVFEEAQENAPAIIFMDELDSIAPKREETSGDVERRVVAQLLSLMDGLEERGQVVVIGATNRVDAIDPALRRGGRFDREIEVGVPNREGRREILQVHTRNMPLSDDVDVDAYADNTHGFVGADLESLAKEAGMNALRRIRPEIDLESEEIDAEILERIEVTDDDLQDAMHGIEPSALREVFVEVPDVTWDQVGGLEDTEQRLTETIQWPLEYGEVFDTMDVESAKGVLLYGPPGTGKTLLAKAVANEADSNFISVKGPELLDKYVGESEKGVREIFSKARENAPTVVFFDEIDAIATERGNNTGDSGVSERVVSQLLTELDGLEALEDVVVIATTNRPDLIDSALLRPGRLDRHVHVPVPDREARRKILAVHTREKPLTDGVDLDDLAARTDGYVGADLEALCREASMNASREYITRMESATDGAEMERSLGNVRITPDHFEQALDEVAPSVTDETREQYDEIESRFQRSSPRDDRVEGTGTAFQ; encoded by the coding sequence GTGAATCTCACCGTCAAGCCGTTGAAGCAGAAGGACGCCGGCCGCCGGCTGGCGGCCGTCGACCGGCTGGCCGCAGAGGAGCTGGACCTGCAGGCCGGCGACTACGTGAAGCTCGTCGGCGACGAGACCGCGATCGCGCGGGTGTGGCCCGGCTACCCGGAGGACGACAGCAGCGGCGTCGTCCGGATCGACGGCCAGCTCCGCAAGGAGGCGGACGTCGGGATCGACGACACGGTCGAGGTGGCGGCGGCGGACGTGGAGCCCGCAGAACGCATCACGATCGCGTTACCCCAACAGTTCGGGGTGCGGGGTGACATCGGCTCGCTGATCCGCAACAAGCTGTCCGGCCGTCCGGTGACGAAGGGCCAGACGCTGCCGTTCTCCTTCGGGCTCGGGATGATGGGCGGCAACTCCCAGGCCGTGCCGTTGAAGATCGCCTCCACGAGCCCCGAGGGGACGGTCGTCATCACGGACTCCACGGAGGTCCAGGTGAGCGAGCGCCCCGCAGAGCAGATCGCGGACGACGCCGCCGCCGCCGGGGCGGAGACGCCGGACGTGACCTACGAGGACATCGGCGGGCTGGACGGCGAACTCCAGCAGGTGCGCGAGATGATCGAACTGCCGATGCGGCACCCGGAGCTGTTCAACCGTCTCGGCATCGAGCCGCCGAAGGGGGTGTTGCTCCACGGCCCGCCGGGCACCGGGAAGACGATGATCGCCAAGGCGGTCGCCAACGAGATCGACGCCCACTTCCAGACGCTCTCCGGGCCGGAGATCATGAGCAAGTACTACGGGGAGAGCGAAGAACAGCTCCGGGAGGTGTTCGAGGAGGCCCAGGAGAACGCCCCCGCGATCATCTTCATGGACGAGCTGGACTCCATCGCGCCCAAACGCGAGGAGACCTCCGGCGACGTGGAGCGGCGCGTCGTCGCCCAGCTCCTCTCCCTGATGGACGGGCTGGAGGAGCGCGGGCAGGTGGTCGTGATCGGCGCGACCAACCGTGTGGACGCCATCGACCCGGCGCTGCGGCGTGGGGGCCGGTTCGACCGCGAGATCGAGGTCGGCGTGCCGAACCGCGAGGGCCGCCGCGAGATTCTCCAGGTCCACACCCGCAACATGCCGTTGTCGGACGACGTGGACGTGGACGCGTACGCCGACAACACCCACGGGTTCGTCGGCGCGGACCTGGAGTCGTTGGCCAAGGAGGCCGGGATGAACGCCCTCCGGCGCATCCGCCCGGAGATCGACCTGGAGTCCGAGGAGATCGACGCGGAGATCCTCGAACGGATCGAGGTGACGGACGACGACCTCCAGGACGCCATGCACGGTATCGAGCCGTCGGCGCTCCGGGAGGTGTTCGTCGAGGTGCCGGACGTGACCTGGGACCAGGTCGGTGGCCTCGAAGACACCGAACAACGGCTGACGGAGACGATCCAGTGGCCCCTGGAGTACGGTGAGGTGTTCGACACGATGGACGTGGAGTCCGCGAAGGGGGTGTTGCTGTACGGGCCGCCGGGCACCGGGAAGACGCTCCTGGCGAAGGCGGTCGCCAACGAGGCAGACTCCAACTTCATCTCGGTGAAGGGGCCGGAGCTGTTGGACAAGTACGTCGGCGAGTCGGAGAAGGGGGTCCGCGAGATCTTCTCGAAGGCCCGCGAGAACGCCCCGACGGTGGTGTTCTTCGACGAGATCGACGCCATCGCCACCGAGCGCGGGAACAACACGGGTGACTCCGGCGTCTCCGAGCGGGTCGTCTCCCAGCTGTTGACGGAGCTAGACGGCCTGGAGGCGCTGGAGGACGTGGTCGTGATCGCCACGACGAACCGTCCGGACCTGATCGACAGCGCACTCCTCCGGCCGGGCCGGCTGGACAGACACGTCCACGTTCCGGTGCCCGACCGGGAGGCCCGCCGGAAGATCCTGGCCGTCCACACCCGCGAGAAGCCGTTGACCGACGGCGTCGACCTGGACGACCTGGCCGCCCGGACGGACGGCTACGTCGGTGCCGACCTGGAAGCGCTGTGCCGTGAGGCGTCGATGAACGCCTCTCGGGAGTACATCACCCGGATGGAGTCGGCGACGGACGGCGCCGAGATGGAGCGTAGCCTCGGCAACGTCCGGATCACGCCCGACCACTTCGAGCAGGCGTTGGACGAGGTGGCGCCGTCCGTCACGGACGAGACCCGCGAGCAGTACGACGAGATCGAGTCTCGGTTCCAACGCTCCAGCCCCCGCGACGACCGCGTCGAGGGGACGGGAACGGCGTTCCAGTGA
- a CDS encoding DUF4129 domain-containing protein encodes MVDRRTALSVLLAVAAVAALSLSAATLTSTTRTSSDGVGAGTQSGQTGLGTGPDSGVDITESSGGESPEICVEELRTLPAQLLGLAVIVAGFLLLYRQMGSVVLSALAVMSLSFPFLFIWGLLISCGTTQSSPSEQEYGLGDTNQTGLLSGGGSSGLGGTGEAVSTPTAILGVLLVLAIAGSAVLLIRSAAQEQDEADEDGETTSASRQAAVGQVAGAAADRLEADANVDNEVYRAWREMTTHLDVDRPRSSTPAEFAAAAVEAGIDREDATELTALFEEVRYGGEEVTDDRERRAVAALRNVEAVYADEDDDGGDTA; translated from the coding sequence GTGGTAGACAGACGCACTGCCCTGTCGGTCCTCCTCGCGGTCGCGGCGGTCGCCGCCCTGTCGTTGTCGGCCGCGACCCTCACCTCCACGACACGGACGAGCAGCGACGGCGTCGGCGCCGGCACCCAGAGCGGCCAGACGGGACTGGGCACCGGCCCGGACAGCGGTGTCGACATCACGGAGTCGTCCGGCGGTGAGTCGCCGGAGATCTGTGTCGAGGAGCTACGCACGCTGCCGGCACAGCTCCTCGGGCTGGCCGTGATCGTCGCCGGGTTCCTCCTCCTCTACAGACAGATGGGCTCCGTCGTGTTGTCCGCGCTGGCGGTGATGTCGTTGTCGTTCCCGTTCCTGTTCATCTGGGGGCTGTTGATCTCCTGTGGGACGACACAGTCGAGTCCCAGCGAGCAGGAGTACGGGCTCGGAGACACGAACCAGACGGGGCTGTTGAGCGGCGGCGGCTCGTCGGGGCTCGGCGGCACCGGCGAGGCCGTGTCGACGCCGACCGCGATTCTCGGCGTGTTGTTGGTCCTCGCCATCGCCGGTAGCGCCGTTCTCCTGATCCGATCTGCCGCCCAGGAACAGGACGAGGCGGACGAAGACGGCGAGACGACGAGCGCCAGCCGGCAGGCGGCCGTCGGTCAGGTCGCGGGCGCGGCCGCAGACCGACTGGAGGCGGACGCGAACGTGGACAACGAGGTGTACCGCGCCTGGCGGGAGATGACGACCCACCTGGACGTGGACCGGCCTCGGTCCAGCACGCCCGCAGAGTTCGCCGCGGCAGCCGTCGAGGCCGGCATCGACCGCGAGGACGCCACGGAGCTGACGGCGTTGTTCGAGGAGGTGCGCTACGGCGGGGAGGAGGTCACGGACGACCGCGAGCGTCGGGCGGTCGCGGCGCTCCGCAACGTCGAGGCGGTGTACGCGGACGAGGACGACGACGGGGGTGACACCGCGTGA
- a CDS encoding DUF58 domain-containing protein: protein MSADSGGVPTERWAGVAALALLPVGLGVIVQHPPLVLAGVVGVGYAAYARGDPTPTPSVRVEHELAPPSPSPGDDVTVTVRVHNDGDFLPDLRVVDGVPAALATDDTARLATSLLPGRSVSFEYTLTAVRGEHEWDPVTVVARNASGSREVTLEVDADTTLQCHPELAATATLPLRGLTAQFSGRVPTDVGGSGLEFHSTREYRHGDPVRRINWARLASTGELSTLEFREERAATVVLLIDSRRKAYRSPDPEAENAVERSVDAATQAFSALLDSGDRVGIAAFGPGECWLPPGTGADHRAAARELFTAHPALSATPLEDRFLPTTWLYKFRRRLPGDAQVLFFSPVVDDFAVQTARRLDAYGHLVTVVSPDPTGGETTGQRLARVERANRLSELRSSGLRVIDWGDTPLATELERAARRWSA, encoded by the coding sequence GTGAGCGCCGACAGTGGCGGCGTCCCGACGGAACGGTGGGCGGGCGTCGCGGCGTTGGCGTTGCTCCCCGTCGGCCTGGGCGTCATCGTCCAACACCCGCCCCTGGTGTTGGCCGGGGTCGTCGGCGTCGGCTACGCGGCGTACGCCCGCGGCGACCCGACGCCGACGCCGTCCGTTCGGGTGGAGCATGAACTGGCCCCGCCGTCGCCGAGCCCCGGTGACGACGTGACGGTCACCGTCCGGGTCCACAACGACGGGGACTTCCTGCCGGATCTCCGGGTGGTCGACGGCGTGCCGGCGGCGCTGGCGACCGACGACACTGCGCGGCTGGCGACCTCGTTGTTACCGGGGCGGTCCGTCTCGTTCGAGTACACGCTGACGGCCGTCCGCGGGGAACACGAGTGGGACCCCGTGACGGTGGTCGCCCGCAACGCCAGCGGCTCGCGGGAGGTGACTCTGGAGGTGGACGCCGACACGACGCTCCAGTGTCACCCGGAGCTCGCGGCGACGGCGACGCTCCCGCTGCGGGGGCTGACCGCGCAGTTCAGCGGGCGGGTGCCGACGGACGTGGGCGGCAGCGGCCTGGAGTTCCACTCCACCCGGGAGTACCGCCACGGTGACCCCGTGCGCCGGATCAACTGGGCGCGGCTCGCAAGCACGGGCGAACTCTCCACCCTGGAGTTCCGCGAGGAACGGGCGGCGACGGTCGTCCTGTTGATCGACAGCCGCCGGAAGGCGTACCGCTCGCCGGATCCGGAGGCGGAGAACGCGGTCGAGCGGTCGGTGGACGCCGCCACACAGGCGTTCTCGGCGTTGTTGGACAGCGGCGACCGGGTCGGGATCGCCGCCTTCGGCCCGGGGGAGTGCTGGCTCCCACCCGGCACCGGCGCCGACCACCGCGCCGCCGCCCGGGAGCTGTTCACCGCCCACCCGGCGTTGTCCGCGACGCCGTTGGAAGACCGGTTCCTCCCGACGACGTGGCTGTACAAGTTCCGGCGCCGACTCCCGGGTGACGCCCAGGTGTTGTTCTTCTCGCCGGTCGTCGACGACTTCGCCGTCCAGACGGCCCGACGGCTGGACGCCTACGGCCACCTCGTCACCGTCGTCAGTCCGGACCCGACGGGCGGAGAGACGACGGGCCAACGGCTGGCTCGGGTGGAGCGGGCGAACCGACTCTCCGAGCTCCGGTCGTCGGGGCTGCGAGTGATCGACTGGGGTGACACGCCGTTGGCGACGGAGTTGGAACGAGCCGCGAGGCGGTGGTCTGCGTGA
- the cofH gene encoding 7,8-didemethyl-8-hydroxy-5-deazariboflavin synthase subunit CofH: MDQPSPGVTADDLAFRHQPETDQSFENALAKARDGGRLTVDDAVELLTTGTETDGLDPARTEAVLTAADHRRREEVGEEVTFVANLNNNVTTACNTGCLFCNFKDTASTFETDSEGTTRGFTKTPAESREIVRDGVERGIYEVCSVSGLHPAFALDAEHHEVLRGYDAPAREVNYKPPAVYETDPGTYVEQIEAMAVDGVHVHSMTPEEAYHARRGTDWSYREVYERLADAGLDSAPGTAAEILVDEVRDVICPGKIDTEGWLAAMEGAVAAGLDVTATIMYGHVENEYHRALHLERIRDLQDRTGGITEFVPLSFVHERTPLYEQGVVSGGATDREDKLLIAVSRLFLDNVDNIQTSWVKYGDEKALETLSCGANDFMGTILSEEITSRAGGEYGEFRSFDDYVDLIRSVGRRPVERSTDYRHRREIDTDGGPYGPRLGPHADGTPLLADEATPPTADD, translated from the coding sequence ATGGATCAGCCGTCGCCGGGCGTCACGGCCGACGATCTCGCCTTCCGGCACCAGCCGGAGACGGACCAGTCGTTCGAGAACGCGCTGGCGAAGGCGCGCGACGGCGGCCGTCTGACCGTCGACGACGCGGTGGAACTGCTCACGACCGGGACGGAGACGGACGGGCTGGACCCGGCCCGGACGGAGGCCGTGCTGACGGCCGCGGACCACCGCCGCCGCGAGGAGGTGGGAGAGGAGGTCACGTTCGTCGCCAACCTCAACAACAACGTGACGACCGCGTGCAACACCGGTTGTCTGTTCTGTAACTTCAAAGACACCGCGAGCACGTTCGAGACGGACAGCGAGGGGACGACCCGTGGGTTCACGAAGACGCCGGCGGAGTCCCGCGAGATCGTCCGCGACGGGGTGGAACGCGGGATCTACGAGGTGTGTTCCGTCTCCGGGCTCCACCCGGCGTTCGCCTTGGACGCGGAACACCACGAGGTGCTGCGAGGGTACGACGCCCCGGCCCGCGAGGTGAACTACAAGCCGCCGGCCGTCTACGAGACGGACCCGGGGACGTACGTCGAACAGATCGAGGCGATGGCCGTCGACGGGGTCCACGTCCACTCGATGACGCCGGAGGAGGCGTACCACGCCCGTCGCGGGACGGACTGGTCGTACCGCGAGGTGTACGAGCGGCTCGCAGACGCCGGCCTCGACTCCGCGCCCGGCACCGCGGCGGAGATCCTCGTCGACGAGGTGCGCGACGTGATCTGTCCCGGAAAGATCGACACGGAGGGGTGGCTGGCGGCGATGGAGGGAGCCGTCGCCGCCGGGCTGGACGTGACGGCGACGATCATGTACGGCCACGTCGAGAACGAGTACCACCGCGCGCTCCACCTGGAACGGATCCGCGACCTCCAGGACCGAACCGGCGGGATCACCGAGTTCGTCCCGTTGTCGTTCGTCCACGAACGGACGCCGTTGTACGAGCAGGGGGTCGTCTCCGGCGGCGCGACCGACCGCGAGGACAAGCTGTTGATCGCCGTCTCTCGGTTGTTCCTCGACAACGTCGACAACATCCAGACCTCCTGGGTGAAGTACGGCGACGAGAAGGCGTTGGAGACGTTGTCGTGTGGCGCGAACGACTTCATGGGGACGATCCTCTCGGAGGAGATTACGAGCCGCGCCGGCGGGGAGTACGGGGAGTTCCGGTCGTTCGACGACTACGTCGACCTGATCCGGAGTGTCGGCCGGCGTCCGGTGGAACGGTCGACGGACTACAGACACCGCCGGGAGATCGACACGGACGGCGGTCCGTACGGGCCGCGGCTCGGCCCGCACGCGGACGGCACACCCCTCCTGGCCGACGAGGCGACGCCGCCGACCGCCGACGACTGA
- a CDS encoding DUF5786 family protein — translation MGFGSYDESEQENQELDSDLGDDDTVDAGESTHEGDVEFEIGASNDELLDKLQEIKDE, via the coding sequence ATGGGATTCGGGAGCTACGACGAATCCGAACAGGAGAACCAGGAACTGGATTCGGACCTCGGCGACGACGACACAGTAGACGCAGGTGAGAGCACCCACGAGGGGGACGTGGAGTTCGAAATCGGCGCTTCGAACGACGAACTCCTGGACAAGCTCCAGGAGATCAAAGACGAGTAG
- a CDS encoding DUF99 family protein, with amino-acid sequence MKPGTRTLGVAASDGPETATLAGAVVRVDRVVDGLAYGRCTVGGTDATAAVTDLLRNHDREDLQYLLTTGVAPAWFNLLDLDALADEFGGPVVAVSFEASDGLESTLREQFDGAALARRLAVYEGLPPRERVAVGDDTVWVRAVGCDAATARELVVRTTPEGSGRPEPLRVARLAARAGRQYRDRG; translated from the coding sequence GTGAAACCCGGCACGCGGACGCTCGGGGTCGCGGCCTCGGACGGTCCCGAGACGGCGACGCTCGCCGGCGCCGTCGTCCGCGTCGACCGGGTCGTCGACGGCCTGGCGTACGGCCGCTGTACGGTCGGCGGAACGGACGCCACCGCGGCCGTGACGGATCTTCTTCGGAACCACGACCGCGAGGACCTCCAGTACCTGCTGACGACCGGCGTCGCCCCGGCGTGGTTCAATCTTCTCGACCTCGACGCACTCGCAGACGAGTTCGGCGGTCCCGTCGTCGCGGTCTCGTTCGAAGCGTCCGACGGGTTGGAGTCGACCCTGCGCGAGCAGTTCGACGGCGCGGCGTTGGCCCGACGACTGGCCGTCTACGAGGGGCTGCCGCCGCGAGAACGGGTGGCCGTCGGCGACGACACGGTGTGGGTGCGGGCGGTCGGCTGTGACGCCGCGACCGCGCGGGAACTCGTCGTCCGGACGACTCCCGAGGGGAGCGGTCGGCCGGAGCCGCTGCGGGTCGCCCGACTGGCCGCTCGGGCCGGCCGGCAGTACCGCGACCGGGGGTGA
- a CDS encoding uracil-DNA glycosylase family protein yields the protein MDDSLCVSDCTDCPRLVDSRSRIVNGVGPTDADVVFVGEGPGETEDAEGEPFVGRSGTVLDDALRDAGLAREDVRITNSVRCRPPENRDPRSGELDNCRRHLADELAAIDPEIVVALGKVPAQNLLERSVAVTSEAGDVADARVGDASYRVLICVHPAATLYDGSQKETFQSTIQTAAELAGDGDDGSGQARLGEW from the coding sequence ATGGACGACTCGCTGTGTGTGAGCGACTGTACGGACTGTCCGCGGCTCGTCGACTCTCGGAGTCGGATCGTGAACGGGGTCGGGCCGACGGACGCCGACGTGGTGTTCGTCGGCGAGGGGCCGGGTGAGACGGAAGACGCCGAAGGAGAGCCGTTCGTCGGGCGCTCCGGGACGGTGTTGGACGACGCCTTACGCGACGCCGGGCTCGCCCGCGAGGACGTGCGGATCACCAACAGCGTGCGGTGTCGGCCGCCGGAGAACCGCGACCCGCGGAGCGGGGAACTCGACAACTGCCGCCGTCACCTCGCGGACGAGTTGGCGGCGATCGACCCGGAGATCGTCGTGGCGCTGGGGAAGGTCCCCGCACAGAACCTCTTGGAGCGATCCGTCGCCGTCACGAGCGAGGCGGGCGACGTGGCCGACGCCCGCGTCGGCGACGCGAGCTACCGGGTGTTGATCTGTGTCCACCCGGCGGCGACGCTGTACGACGGCAGCCAGAAGGAGACGTTCCAGTCGACGATACAGACGGCCGCGGAGCTGGCAGGCGACGGGGACGACGGGAGCGGGCAGGCGCGACTGGGGGAGTGGTGA